Proteins co-encoded in one Planctomycetia bacterium genomic window:
- a CDS encoding PDZ domain-containing protein, with protein sequence MKLRLLSLALASLCTFAIPSASQAFDPPYRHGWHSGYRHIHQRHGLRINSVAWRSPAFYAGLERGDIILEVDGRDVRHPEQLHEALHRTGMRGVLTVRDARSGRIRDVRVYPTNGHIGVTLSAYSY encoded by the coding sequence ATGAAACTGCGACTTTTATCTCTTGCTCTTGCTTCCCTGTGTACCTTTGCCATTCCAAGTGCTTCACAGGCATTCGATCCACCTTATCGCCATGGCTGGCATTCAGGCTATCGTCATATCCATCAACGACATGGCTTGCGAATCAACTCAGTTGCCTGGCGATCACCAGCTTTCTATGCAGGGTTGGAACGAGGCGACATCATTCTCGAAGTGGATGGCCGCGATGTCAGGCATCCGGAACAACTGCACGAGGCCTTGCACCGCACGGGTATGCGGGGGGTGTTGACCGTTCGCGATGCCCGCTCTGGACGCATCCGCGACGTGAGGGTTTACCCTACCAACGGACACATCGGCGTAACGCTCTCGGCATATTCGTACTAA